In Deinococcus psychrotolerans, a genomic segment contains:
- the trmD gene encoding tRNA (guanosine(37)-N1)-methyltransferase TrmD yields the protein MNNAPQLTFSVLTLFPELLRPFTEEALLGKARDKGLLAYRLIDLRSYAGNKHNKVDDSPYGGGAGMVIRVDVVARALEALSAEGSGTDAPDEVILLTPAGPRFDQRTAEELAGKRHIALLCGRYEGFDARTESLVTRELSLGDFVMMGGEAAAACVMEAVGRLVSGVIGDEASHLQDSFSSGLLDYPEYTRPVSWQGEDVPPELLSGNHAAIERWRRDQALGRTLERRPDLLPHANLTPLDSAALLTLGVSAEQLEVWGAPPPPKVKRKRKRGE from the coding sequence GTGAATAACGCGCCTCAGCTCACCTTCAGCGTTCTGACGCTTTTTCCCGAGTTGCTGCGGCCCTTCACCGAGGAAGCGCTGCTGGGCAAAGCGCGGGACAAAGGCTTGCTGGCCTACCGCCTGATTGATCTGCGGAGCTACGCGGGCAACAAACACAACAAAGTAGATGACTCCCCTTACGGCGGCGGCGCGGGCATGGTCATTCGGGTAGACGTGGTGGCGCGGGCGCTTGAGGCTCTGAGCGCTGAAGGAAGCGGTACAGATGCGCCGGACGAGGTGATTTTGTTGACTCCGGCGGGGCCACGCTTCGACCAGCGCACCGCCGAAGAACTGGCCGGCAAGCGCCATATCGCTCTGTTGTGTGGCCGCTACGAGGGCTTTGACGCCCGCACCGAGTCGCTGGTCACCCGCGAACTGAGCCTCGGCGACTTTGTAATGATGGGTGGGGAAGCCGCCGCTGCCTGCGTGATGGAAGCGGTGGGCCGTCTGGTGTCAGGCGTGATCGGTGACGAGGCCAGCCACTTGCAAGACAGCTTTAGCAGCGGTCTGCTGGACTATCCGGAGTACACCCGCCCGGTCAGTTGGCAGGGCGAGGACGTACCGCCCGAACTCCTGAGCGGCAACCACGCGGCCATTGAGCGCTGGCGGCGAGATCAGGCGCTTGGGCGCACGCTAGAACGCCGCCCCGATTTGTTGCCGCACGCCAACTTAACTCCGCTCGACAGCGCCGCGCTGCTGACACTGGGCGTCAGCGCCGAGCAGTTAGAAGTTTGGGGAGCGCCTCCGCCGCCGAAAGTAAAGAGGAAGCGCAAAAGGGGAGAGTGA